The sequence TCGCTGAGGAGGGTGTCGCCCGCTTCGAGATCGGCCGCTTCGACCCATTTCCCGCGTGACGGGCTCCAGAACGGGTGCTCGTACGTGGCCGTCAGCTCGGCCGGCCCCTGACGGGTTCCCACCGTCAGGGTGTTGAAGTGCTTGTCGTGTTCGGTGACGATGAGGCGGGTCACCTTGCGTGCGGCCGTGCGGCCGGTGACCGGGTCGGTGGCCCGAACCAGGTCACCCCATTCGACGTCTTCGATATTCCGGTGACTGCCGTCCGCCATGAGCACCTTGGTGCCGGCGGGGAAACACGTCTCGCAGGGAATCCGGTTCAGTGCGCGCAGACCCTCATAAGCACCCTTGAGCAGCCTGATCTTGTTGTTGATCGCCGCGTCCTGCGCCAGATCCATGCAGGCGTCGAGATCGTAGTCCAGGCAATTCTTGAGCTGGCTGAGGCCGGCTATCGCTACTCCGAGCTCCCACATCGTCCGCGCGTAGGGCTCCACGACCTTGGCCATCCCGAGCGAGGTGCAGAAGGCATCACCCGGGGATTTCCGGTCGCAGTGGAAGGGGTCGTTCTCCTTCGGGCACCCCAGAAGTCCGCATTTACGCATGCGTTCGGCCGGGGTGTCCTGCCGAAGCTTTCGGCGTTCCGCCTCCGCTTCCGCCTTGAGCTTGTCGATGGCGACGCCGAAAGCGTCTCTGGCCGCCTTGTCGGCGGCGGCCCAGTCCTTCCCCGCGGCGACGGCGGACTTCCTCGCCTTGTCCGCATGGGCCCAGGCAGTGCTCGCCGAAGCATGGGCGAGTTCCGAGGACACCGTGGCGTCGGCCGCGGAGCCGCTGGCCAGGGCAGCGGATTTTCCGGCTGCGTCCGCCGCCTGCCGGGCGGTCGCGGCAGACGCCGCGGCCCGGGCGGCGGAGGCTTCGGCCTCCTGGGCGGACCGGGCAGCCTCCTCCGCGTGGGTCTCGGCGGTCTTGGAGGCGGCCGAGGCCTCAGCGGCGTACGTCTTCGCTTCGTCGGCCGCCTTACGGGCGATCGCCGCCACCCGGTGGGCCTCCGCCGCGTTCTGCTGGGCCCGGGCGGCCGTTCCGGCGGCCTGCGCCACCAGCGCCTGCACCCGCGCGACGTGCGTCGCAGCCAGCAGGTCCTTGCGCTGGGCCATGTGCTGACCGGAATCGATGAAGCGGTGCAGCAGTTCGTCGGGGCCTTCCAGGGCGATCCGCGCCGCGGACCGTACCTCCGGGCCTCCGCTGTCCAAGAGCTGGGCCGCCCGGACCCGCTCGTCCTGTACTCGGGCGGTGTGCTGGCCGGTGGCCAGGAACGTACGGTAGTTGTCGAGGGAGTTGGAGTTCAGCGCGGCACGGGCGGCGTCGCCGAGCACGGCGCCGCCGGTGTCGGCGAGCCGTGCGATCTCGATCCGGTACTGCGACTCACCGGCCCGGTACTGGCCGGTCCTGAGGAACTCCGCGACGACAGTGGCGTCCCCGCCGAGGGCCTGCTCCGCGGCGTCGCTGATCGCCGGGACCGGACTGTCCGTGGAGAGACGGGCCACCTGGACCCGGTCGTCCTCGTGGGCAGCCTCCTGCCAGCCGCCGCGCACATAGGCGATGACCTCCGCGTCCGAAGCCGCGACCGCCGCCTCCGCGGCTGCCCGGGCCCAGGGGCCGCCGTCGGTCAGCGTCAGAACGGCCAGGCTGCGCCCCTGGCGGGCCACTGCCGCGGGGTCGGCGTCCGGGCGTGCGGCCTCCGTGGCGAGCCGCCGTGCCTCCGCGGCCCGCTCCGTCGCCAGCCGGTCCTGCGTGCGCCGATCTTCGGCGCGGGCCTCCTCCTCCGCCTTGAGGTCCTTGGCCCGCTCGATGCCGGCGTTGGTGCGTGCCTGTAGTTCGGCGGCCTCGACCTCGCGGGCCACGGCGAAGATGTCCTTGGCCTGCTTACTGGTCGCGGTCGCGGTGTCCGCCGCCTCCTTGGCGGCGACGGCGTGTGCCTTCGACTTCGCGGCGGCGGTCTCGGCGTGACCTGCCTGGTCGGCGGCCTCCCTGGCGGCCATGGCCGAGGCACGGGCGTGCCGGGCCGCGGACCGGGCCGCGTCACGCGCCTGCTCCGCGGCCACGGCGGACTTGCGGGCCAGGGCCACCGCCGCGTTCGCGGCGCGGGTCGCCTCCGCCGCGTGGCGGCGCGGCTGCGGCCGCGTTGCGGGCCTCGACGGCCCTGGCGTCGCTCTGATCGGCGTACCCGCCGGCCTCGGTGGCGGCAGCGGCGGCAGCGGTGGCGTTCGCACCGGCGGACAGCGCGGCGACCGCCGCGTCCCCGCCGCGTTCGCCGCGTTGGTGGCCTGGTCCGCGGCCTCCGCACCGTCATCGGCACCGCGCGCGGCGGCCTCCGCCTCGTCCGCCGCCTTGCGTGCGTCACTGGCCTTCGTGGCGTCGGTTGCCGCGTCCGCTGCCGCGCTCCGGGCGCGGGAGGAGGCTCGGGCCGCACCGGCGGCCGCGGCTGCCGCCTGGGCCGCCGCGTTGGCGGCGATGCGTGCGGCGTTGTTCGCCGCGGCGGCGGATGCGATGGCCTGGCGCGCGGCGGCGGCGGCCTGGGTGGCGGCCGACGCGGCCCGGCCTGCCGCACTGGCGGCCTTGGTTGCGTCGTCCGCCGCCTTGGACGCCTCGTCGGCGGCTCTGAGCGCCGCCGCCTTGGCCAGCTTCGACGCCTCCACGGCGCGGGCGGACTCGCTCTTGGCCGCGGCGGTCTCGGCGGCCGCCTGCCGACCGGCCTCCTTCGCCAGTTGGGCGAGTTGGGCGACCGTCAGGTGTTCCTGGTCGCGCGCCCGGGCGACATGCTGCCCCACTTCCAGGAACTCGCCGATGTCGGCGGGCGAGCCCTGAAGAGCGAGTCGGCCGGCCGCTCGGACAGCGGGGCCTCCCGTGCTGAGGATCTGCACTGCCGCGACCCGCTCGTCCTGCGCGCGCTGCTGGTACTGCCCGCGTGCGAGGAACTCACGTACGGCATCGGGCGTGCCTGCCAGGGCGGCCCTGCCCCGCTCCTGGACGTTCGGGCCCCCGGCATCGATCACCTGGGCGACCCGGACCCGCTCGTCCTGCTCGAAAGGCACCCGCCACCCGAAGTCGAGGAACGTCCTGAGCCGCTCCCGCGAGCCGGCGAGCGCCGCGCGCGCCGCCTCGATGGTGTTCGGGCCGCCGACACTGGCGATGTTGGCCGCGGCGACCCGGTCGTCCTGATAGGCGTTGGAGGCCGCCTCGGCCAGGAAGCGGTCGACATCGGCGTCACTGCCAGACAGCGCCGCTTCGGCGGCGGCCCGGACTCCGGGCCCGCCGACCTTCCAGAAGGTCAGGACCCTTCCGCGGTCCGTGGGTTCGCCTGCGGCAGGCGCCGCGGCGCTCGCCGTCGGTGCGGCCGCACCGGCCGGAACGGGAGCCAGCAGACCCACCAGGCAGGCCAGGGGGAGGAGACTCAGACAGAGGAACCGCAGGACGGCTCTCCCTTGTCCGACGATTCTTCGGGGGTGGTTGTCCATCGTTGGCGAAGCACTCCACTTCGGAGAGCCGGTGCACCTCTGCCGTACACCGGCGTGCAGAGGCAGGCAACCGGCGCACTCAGTGCGGTTGTTCGAGTGGGATCACCGCACAGGCCGGGCTCCCGAGTGCGTCCGCTTCTCGAACCAGGCACCGAGCATGCGTCCGACCGACCTGCGAGACCTCCGAAACATACGCATTCCTTCACACCGTGTCCACTTGAATACGAGTGGACAGTCGTCAGTCCGCGACGCGCTCGAAGACCGCGGCGAGACCCTGGCCGCCGCCGATGCACATCGTCTCCAGCCCGTACCGCGCCTCGCGGCGGTGGAGTTCGCGCGTGAGCGTGGCGAGGATGCGGGCACCGGTGGCGCCGACCGGATGGCCGAGGGAGATGCCCGAGCCGTTGACGTTGATCCGCTGCTCGTGGTCCTTCTCGCCCAGGCCCAACTCCCCCGTACAGGCGAGCACCTGGGCGGCGAACGCCTCGTTGAGCTCGATCAGGTCGAGGTCCGCGAGCGTGAGTCCCGCCCGGTCCAGGGCGGTGCGGGTGGCGGCGACGGGGGCGATGCCCATGGTCGCGGCGGGCACCCCGGCACGGGCGAACGAGACGAGGCGGACGAGCGGCGTGAGGCCGAGGCGTTCGGCGGTCCCGGCGCTGGTGACCAGACAGGCGGCGGCCGCATCGTTCTGGCCGCTGGCGTTGCCCGCGGTGACGGTGGCGTCCCGGTCCGACTTCGCCATCACGGGGCGGAGCGCGGCGAGTTGTTCGGCCGTCGTGTCGGGGCGTGGGTGCTCGTCGGCGGTGACCGTCGTCTCGCCCTTGCGGGTGCGTACGGTGACGGGGACGGTCTCCGCGTCGTAGCGGCCCTCGGCGACGGAACGGGCGGCCCGCTGCTGGGAGCGCAGCGCCAGGGCGTCCTGGTCGGCGCGGCTGATGCGGTACTGGCGGCGCAGGTTCTCCGCCGTCTCGATCATGCCGCCGGGAACCGGGTGGTTGACGCCTCCGGCGGTCACCCGGCCCCGGGCGAGGGCGTCGTGGAGGTGGAGGCCGGGCCCCTTGATGCCCCAGCGTCCGTCGTGGGTGTAGTAGGGGGCGGCGCTCATCACGTCGACGCCGCCCGCGATCACGACGTCGCTGAACCCGGCCCGGATCTGCATCGCCGCGTCCAGCACCGCCTGGAGACCGGAGCCGCAGCGGCGGTCGACCTGGGAGCCGGTGACCGAACTGGGCAGTCCGGCGTCCAGGGCGGCGACGCGGCCGATGGCGGGGGCCTCGCTGGTCGGGTAGGCGTGGCCGAGGATCACCTCGTCGACCCGTTCGGGATCGATACCGGTGCGGGTGACGATCTCCGCGATGACACGTGCGGCCAGCGCGGCCGGGGTCTGCTGGGCGAAGGCCCCGCCGAACCGGCCGATGGGGGTGCGCAGGGGTTCGCAGATGACGACGTCGAGCGGCACGGAGGGCCTTTCCCTGGGATCGGGGGCGGGGAACAAAAGGCGCGTTGCGGTGGGCGGGTGGTGCGGTGGGACGACCTTCGCATCCGGCACTGAGTCGGTCCAATATCGAGTACGCACCGGATTGAGAGGCGCCACGTCTCAATCGGGCCTGCGCACGGGTGTCGGCAGCGCTTCCTCCGCGACGGCGAGCACCGCGCGCAGGGCCGCGGAGGGGTTGTCGGCGCGCCAGGCCAGGGCGGCGCGGAGGCGGATGGGCGGACCGGCGAGAGGGCGGTAGACCAGGCCGTTCTGCTGGATGTGCTGGACCGAGGTGACCGTGAGGGTGACGCCGACCCCGGCGGCGACCAGGGCGAGGATCGTGTAGGAGTCGGGGGCCTCCTGGACGGTGCGCGGGGTGAAGCCGGCGCCCTCGCAGGCCTCGGTCATGGCGTCGCGGACGGTGGAGCCGGAGTTGGCGGGGAAGGAGACGAACGGTTCACCGGCGAGTACGGCCAGGGGAACGGCCCGACTCCGGGCGAGCGGGTGGTCGGAGGGCAGGGCGCAGACCAGTTCCTCCTCGTCGATCACCCGGTGCGCGATGCCGGGCCGGGTCACCGGGAGCCGGACGAAGCCGAGGTCGAGCGAGCCGTCGGCGACCCGGGACAGGGCGGTGTTGGCGTACGTCTGGCCGGTCATGACGAGTTCGAGCCCTGGGTGGGCCGCGCGCACGGCCCGGGTGAGCCGGGGCAGCGTCTCGTGGCTGGAGGCCCCGGCGAAGCCGATGGTGACCCGGCCGTACTCGCCGGTCCCCGCCGACCTGGCAGCCCGGACGGCGGTGTCCAGGTCGTCCAGGACGGTCCGTACCGGTTCGAGGAAGGACTCCCCCGCGCTGGTGAGACGGACCGAGCGCGTGTTGCGGTGGAAGAGCTGGACGCCGAGCTCCCTCTCCAGCTGGCGGATCTGCTGGCTCAGCGGGGGCTGGGCCATCTGGAGCCGCTTGGCGGCCCGGCCGAAGTGCAGCTCCTCGGCGACGGCGAGGAAGGCGTTGAGGTGGCGCAGTTCCATAGTGATACTCCTGGCGTCTTGATCCGACCCTAATTCGGTATTGGACAGCCATCAATGGGCCCTGACACCGTGAGGTCGGCGCATACGGAGGGTGAGGAGCACGGTGGAACGGTCGGCCGGGGCGGGCGGTGGGGCCGGCGAGGTCCTGTCGGCGCTGGAGGCCGTCGTCGCCGCGTGCGTCCACGGCGGAGAGCGGCGGGGAGCCGGAGACCGCCGACCGGTTCGCGACGACGGACCGGCCCGCCCCCGCGGAGCTGCGGCTCCTGCGCGACGATGTCGAACCGAACCGTGTCCGCCTCCGTTGGAAGGGCCGTAACCGCCATGCGTATCAGGATCGTCGGAGCCGGGGCCATGGGCCGGGGCATCGCCCAGTGGGCGGCGAGCGCGGGTCACACCGTGGAGCTGGGTGACGTGCGGCCCGAGGCGGTGAAGGAGGCCCTGGAGTTCGTCGCGTCGATGCTGGACCGGGCGGTCGCGAAGGGCCGGACGACGGCCGCCGACCGGGACGCGGCGGTGGCCCGGCTGGTGCCGCTCGCCGAGCCGTGGGCGGCGGGCCCGGACGTGGAGCTGGTGATCGAGGCCGTACGGGAGGACCTGGGGACGAAGGCCGAGGTGTTCGGGAAGCTGGAGCGGGTGCTGCCCGCCTCCGCCGTCTTCGCGACGAACACCTCGTCCCTGTCGGTGACCCGCATCGCGGCGACCCTCCAGGATCCGTCGCGCCTGGCCGGCCTGCACTTCTTCAACCCGGTGCCGCTGATGCGGATCGTGGAGGTGGTGCCGGGCGCGGCCACCCGTCCGGAGATCCCGGCGCTGCTCACCGGGCTGGTCGAGGGGTGCGGGCACCGGGCGGTGACCGTCGCCGACACCCCCGGATTCCTGGTCAACCACGCCGGGCGCGGGCTGGTGACCGAGGCGCTGGCGCTGCTGGAGGAGTCGGTGGCGGACCCGGCGGCGGTCGACCGGATCGCCCGGGACGTGCTGGGGCTGCGGATGGGCCCCTTCGAGCTGATGGACCTGACCGGTCTCGACGTGACGGCCGCGGTGATCGACTCGATCTGGCAGGGCTTCCGGTACGAGGACCGGCTGCGCCCGTCCTTCCTGACGCCGAACCGGGTGGTGGCCGGGCTGCACGGCCGCAAGACGGGCCGGGGCTGGTACGCGTACGGCGACGGGGCGTCCGGCCCCGCACCGGAGAGCCCGGTCACCGGGGAGGCGGACCGCCCGGTGTTCCTGGCCTCGGCCGGGCGGCCGGAGACGGCGGCGTACGAGGAGGAGCTGGCGGCGTCCCTGGAGGCGGCGGGGGTCCGCGTCGAGCGGGGCGACGGGCCGTCGGCGCAGGCCGTGGTGCTGGTGCCCGTCTGGGGAACGCCGGTGTCGGCGGCGGTCGCGGAGGGCGGGCTGCCCCGGGAGCGTACGTTCGGCGTCGAGGTGCTGCCCGCGGCGGGGCGGCGGCGGGTCCTCGCGGTGACGGCGGCCGGTGACCCGGCGGCAGCGCGGGACGCGCGGGCGGTGCTGGCGCGGGCCGCCGGGGGCGAGGAGCCGTACGCGGTGTCGGTGGTGCGGGACACGGCGGGCTCGGTCGCGCAGCGGCTGCTCTCCTCGGTCGTGGCCGTCGGCTGCTCGATCGCGGAACGCTCGCTGGCCGCGCCCGCCGACATCGATCTCGCGGTGACCACGGGCCTCGGCTATCCGGCCGGACCGCTGGCGTGGGGCGAGCGGATCGGGGCCGTGCGGGTGCTGGCGCTCCAGCGGGCGCTGCACGCGTCGACGGGCGACCCGCGGCACCGGCCGACGCGCTGGGTCACGGAGCGGGCCGCCCTGGGTCTCGCGCTGACCGATCCGGGGACGTCGCCGGCGGACTGCCTGGGCTGAGCCCGCCGGTCGGGGTGACCGATTCGTACAAGACGGCCGCGTGCCGCGGGCCTACGGTCGGGGCATGACTCCACGACTCGACGCCACCAGCATCATCACCTCCGACCTCGCGGCTTCCCTCGCCTTCTACCGGCGGCTCGGCCTCGACATTCCCGAAGGAGCGGAGTCCGCGCCCCACGTCGAAGTGACGCTGCCGGGCGGACAGCGGCTGCTGTGGGACACGGAGGAGGTCATCGCCTCGTTCGACCCGGACTGGCAGCGGCCCGCGGGCGGCGGTGAGCGGGTCGCCCTGGCGTTCGCCTGCGACAGCCCGCAGGAGGTGGACGCGGTGTACGCGGAGCTGGTCGGCGCCGGGTACACCGGGCACCTGGAGCCGTGGGACGCGGTGTGGGGGCAGCGCTACGCGGTGGTGCTGGACCCGGACGGGTGCGGGGTGTCGCTGTTCGCCGACGCGTCGCCTGCCGCGAAGTAGGCCCCGAGGGTCGTGCCGGCCAGGTCGCGCATCTCCCGGGCCAGGTGCGGCTGGTCGGTGCAGCCTGCCGCGCAGGCCGCTTCGGCGTACGGAAGGCCGGTGCGGATGAGGGCCAGAGCCCGCTGGAGGCGGAGGATCCGGGCCAGGGTCTTCGGGCCGTAGCCGAAGGCGGCCAGGGAGCGGCGGTGCAGCTGGCGGGCGCCGAGGCCGGCCTCGGCTGCCGTGGACGCGACGCTCCTGCCGCGTCGCAGCCCCTCGGCGACGGCCGCCGCGAGCGGGTCGGGCGGGCCGGTGTCGGCGGACCGGGCGAGCGCGAAGTCCTCCAGGGCGGCGGCGGGGTCGGCGGACCGGGCGATCCGTGCGGTGAGCGCCGCGACAGCGGTACGGGGCCAGAGCTCGGCCAGGTCGACCCGGTGGTCGCGCAGTTCGTGCGCCGGTACGCCGAGGAGGACGGGGGCGGTGCCGGGTGCGAACCGGATCGCGGAGCAGGAGCCCCGGTGGCGCGGGTCGACCTCGAAGGCGTGGGTGTCGGGCCCGGCGACGATCAGGCGGCCCGCGCTCCAGAGCAGGTCCATGCAGCCGTCGGGAAGCACGGACCGGGCGGGCTGCCCGGGGGCCGATGGGGCGTCCAGCGTCCAGACGACGGCACCGTCCAGCCGGGAGGGCCGCTCCTGGTAGCGCTGGTGTCCCCGGGGCATGTCCTCACGCTAACGCGGTCAGCGGGCGGGCGGCTCCCCGACCTCGGTGTCCGCTGTCGATTCCCGCGCGTGACGGGTCCTGCTGCTCTCCTTCGCGTCCTTGGGCTCCTTCTCCCAGGTCGCGTGCAGCCGGGATTTCACGTCGTCGGGCGGCAGGAAGCGGGACCAGCGCTCGGGGAACTCGGAGGGCATGTACGCGGGGCCGTCGTCCTCGTCATCGTCGTCGTCCGTGCCGTCGTAGGCGGCCGAGCGGGTGCGGGCGACGAACTCGGCGGCCTGCGCGGCCCTGGCGCGTTCGGTCGCCTCGCGGGCGGCGGCCGTGGCGAGCGAGGGCCAGACCCGGTCGATGGCCGCGTTGACCGCGGCGCCGACCAGGACCGCGAAGGCGGAGATGCCGATCCACAGCAGGACGGCGATCGGCGCCGCCAGGGAGCCGTAGATGGTCGGGCCCTCGACCGTGCTGGTCAGGTAGATCCGGAGCAGGAAGCTGCCGAGGACCCACATGCCGAGCGCCACCAGCGCCCCGGGCACGTCCTCGATCCAGGGCGACCGCACCGGCACGGACACGTGATAGAGCGTCGTGAGGAACGCGATGGTCAGCAGTATCACCAGCGGCCAGTACAGGACGGCTATCACCTCGGTGCCCCAGGGCACGAACTCGACCACCCGGTCCGGTCCGACGACCAGCAGCGGCAGGACCACCGCGCCGAGCAGCAGGGCGACGACGTACAGCAGGAAGGCGAGCAGCCGGGTCCTGACGATGCCGCGGTGGCCGTCGAGGCCGTACATGACGGTGATGGTGTCGATGAAGACGTTCACCGCGCGGGAGCCCGACCACAGGGCGATGGCGAAGCCGAGGGAGATGACGTCGGGGCGGGCCCCGGTCGTGACGTCGGCGAGCAGCGGCTTGGCGAAGTCGTTGACCCCGCGCTCGGAGAGCACCGTCTGGGAGGCGGAGAGGATGTTGCGCTCGATGGAGGCGACCGTGGTGGTGGCCGTCCACTCGTCGACGTAGCCGAGCAGTCCGATCATGCCGAGCAGCAGCGGAGGCAGCGAGAGCAGGGTGAAGAACGCCGCCTCGGCCGCGAGCCCCAGAATGCGGTACTCGATGCACGAGTTGACGGTGTCCTTGAGCAAGTGCCACGCCATGCGCCGTTTGGAGACGTTGCGGTAGAGCACTCGCGCCCGGTGGAGTCGGCCCGGTGGCCGCTCGGGTGTTTCCTTTGCTGCCTGCACCTCCTTACCGTATCGGCATGGCAGCCACCACCCACACCGTGACCAATCAGGTTCCGCCGCTGGTCGGCCATGACGTCTTCGCCACCGACCGGGTCCTGTCGGAGGCCGTGGAGCGGCACATCGAGCCCGGGATCCTGCCCGTGGCGCTGGAGGAGCTCGGCGAGCTGGGCCGGGCGGCGGGCTCGGCCCAGGCCCAGAAGTGGGGCGTGCAGGCGAACGCGCACCCGCCCGTCCTGCGGACGCACGACCGCTACGGGCATCGCGTCGACGAGGTGGAGTTCCATCCGTCCTGGCACCGCTTGCTGGGCCACGCCGTGTCCGCCGGGCTGACCGACGCCTGGGGGCGGCCGGCCGGCCATGTCCGGCGCGCGGCGGGGTTCCTGGTCTGGACGCAGGCCGAGGCGGGGCACGGCTGCCCGCTGTCGATGACGCATGCCGCGGTGCCCGCGCTGCGCACCGATCCGGAGCTGGCCGCCGTGTGGGAGCCCCTGCTGACCTCGCACACGTACGTCCAGGGGTTGCGGAACCCGCGCGAGAAGGCCGGGGTGCTCTTCGGGATGGGCATGACGGAGAAGCAGGGCGGCACCGACGTACGGTCCAACACGACGCGGGCCGAGCCGCTGTCCGGCGAGGGCGGGTATCTGCTCACCGGGCACAAGTGGTTCTGTTCGGCGCCGATGTCGGACGGCTTCCTGGTGCTGGCGCAGGCGCCGGGCGGACTGAGCTGCTTCCTGGTGCCGCGGGTGCTCCCGGACGGCTCGCGCAACGTGTTCCTGATTCAGCGGCTCAAGGACAAGCTGGGCAACCGGTCCAACGCGTCCGCCGAGGTCGAGTTCGACGGGACCTGGGCCCGCCTCGTCGGCGAGGAGGGGCGCGGGGTGCGGACCATCATCGAGATGGTGGCGGCCACCCGGCTCGACTGCGTGGTGGGCTCGGCGGGGCTGATGCGGCAGGCGGTGGCGCAGGCGGTCCACCACAGCGCGTACCGCGACGCGTTCGGCGGGCCGCTGATCGACAAGCCGCTGATGCGCAATGTCCTGGCCGACCTGGCCCTGGAGTCGGAGGCGGCGACGGTGCTGGGCATGCGGCTGGCGGCGGCGTACGACGCGGACACCGATCAGGAGCGGGCCTTTCTGCGGCTCGCGCTGCCCGCCGCGAAGTTCTGGGTCACCAAGCGTTGCACCGCCGTGGTGGGCGAGGCGCTGGAGTGCCTGGGCGGCAACGGGTACGTCGAGGAGTCGGGGATGCCCCGGCTGCTGCGCGAGGCGCCGCTCAACTCCATCTGGGAGGGCTCGGGGAACGTCCAGGCGCTGGACGTGCTGCGGGCGCTCTCGCGGGAGCCGCGGGCGCTGGACGCGTTCCTGCGGGAGGTCGGGAAGGCACGCGGGGCGGATCACCGGCTGGACGCGGCGATCAAGGGCCTGCTGACGGAGCTGGCCGATCTGGCGGGTATCGAGGCGCGGGCGAGGCGGCTGGTGGAGCGGTTCGCGCTGGTGCTCCAGGGTTCGCTGCTGGTGCGGTGGGCTCCGCCGGAAGTGGCTGACGCGTTCTGCGCGTCGCGGCTCGGCGGGGACGGGGGCGCGGTGTTCGGGACGCTGCCGCACAGCCTGGATCTGGCCTCGGTGGTGGCACGGGCCCGGCCGTCCGCGGGGTAGCCCACCGGGCGGGGAGCGACGGGGGGTGATGCTGCGCCGACACGGCACCACCCTCCGTGCTCATGCGACACCGGGCGACCGGGAAACCCGGCGCACGGTGTTTCTGCCACTCTGGTACGCACCCGCAGGGCATCGCCAGAGTTGCAAAGGGTTGCAACCGTTGTGTGGACTGCTCGGTGGCCCGGCGGGGTGCCCGGCAGGATGGGCCGGGCCGGGACCGGGAAGCGTTCGGGGGGCACGGGGACCATGACGGAGACAGGTGCGGCGGGGGTGCTGCGGGTGACGGGCCAGGGGGCGGGCCGTGGCGCCACCCGGTTGCTCCACCGCGCGCGTGAGGCCCGGCTGGCGGGCGAGCCGTCCGGTGTGGTGCCCCGGGCGGAGATCGACGCCTCCTGGGACCGGGTGGTGCGCAGCGGCATCGACCCCGAGCAGTCGCCGGAGAGCGAGCTGCTGGAGGCGGACGAGATCGAGCACCGGCGGCACAGCACGGCCCTGGGTGAACTGATGCCGTTGCTGCGGGCGGGACTGGCCTCGATCGCGGACGCCGCACAGCAGATCATGGTGGTGACCGACACCGAGGGCCGGGTGCTGTGGCGGCAGGGCAACACGGGGGTGCTGCGCCGGGCCCACGACATCTGCCTGGAGGAAGGCGCGGCCTGGGCCGAGGCGGCGACCGGGACGAACGCGATCGGGACGGCGCTGGCCGCCCGGGTCCCGATCCAGGTGCACTCCGCCGAGCACTTCATCCGGGCGCTGCACGGCTGGACCTGTGCGGCGGCCCCGGTGCGGGATCCGCGCGACGGGCGGCTGATCGGGATCGTCGACATCAGCGGGCCTGCGTCCACCTTCCATCCGGCGACGCTGGCCCTGGTCGACTCGGTGGCGCGGCTCGCCGAGGGTGAGATCCGCACCCGGCATCTGGTGGAGATCGAGCGGCTGCGCGCGGTGGCCGCACCGATCCTGTGCCGGATCGGCGGCCGGGCGCTGGCGGTGGACGCGCACGGTCGGCTGGCGGCGGTGACGGGGATGCCTCCGGTGGACCGGTTGCCGCTGCCGAAGTCGCTGCGGCCGGGTCCGGTGTGGCTGCCCTCGCTCGGCATGTGCCAGGCCGAGCCGCTGCCGGGCGGCTGGCTGGTGCGGGTGGACGAGACGGGGACGGTGCCGGGGGAGCCGCGCCGGGTGGTGCTGGACCTGAGCCGGCCCCGGGCGCTCGCCGTGCATCTGACCGGGCCGCTGGGCAGCGTGCGGCAGCGGCTCTCGCCGCGCCACGCCGAGCTGCTGT is a genomic window of Streptomyces sp. YPW6 containing:
- a CDS encoding polymorphic toxin-type HINT domain-containing protein, with protein sequence MDNHPRRIVGQGRAVLRFLCLSLLPLACLVGLLAPVPAGAAAPTASAAAPAAGEPTDRGRVLTFWKVGGPGVRAAAEAALSGSDADVDRFLAEAASNAYQDDRVAAANIASVGGPNTIEAARAALAGSRERLRTFLDFGWRVPFEQDERVRVAQVIDAGGPNVQERGRAALAGTPDAVREFLARGQYQQRAQDERVAAVQILSTGGPAVRAAGRLALQGSPADIGEFLEVGQHVARARDQEHLTVAQLAQLAKEAGRQAAAETAAAKSESARAVEASKLAKAAALRAADEASKAADDATKAASAAGRAASAATQAAAAARQAIASAAAANNAARIAANAAAQAAAAAAGAARASSRARSAAADAATDATKASDARKAADEAEAAARGADDGAEAADQATNAANAAGTRRSPRCPPVRTPPLPPLPPPRPAGTPIRATPGPSRPATRPQPRRHAAEATRAANAAVALARKSAVAAEQARDAARSAARHARASAMAAREAADQAGHAETAAAKSKAHAVAAKEAADTATATSKQAKDIFAVAREVEAAELQARTNAGIERAKDLKAEEEARAEDRRTQDRLATERAAEARRLATEAARPDADPAAVARQGRSLAVLTLTDGGPWARAAAEAAVAASDAEVIAYVRGGWQEAAHEDDRVQVARLSTDSPVPAISDAAEQALGGDATVVAEFLRTGQYRAGESQYRIEIARLADTGGAVLGDAARAALNSNSLDNYRTFLATGQHTARVQDERVRAAQLLDSGGPEVRSAARIALEGPDELLHRFIDSGQHMAQRKDLLAATHVARVQALVAQAAGTAARAQQNAAEAHRVAAIARKAADEAKTYAAEASAASKTAETHAEEAARSAQEAEASAARAAASAATARQAADAAGKSAALASGSAADATVSSELAHASASTAWAHADKARKSAVAAGKDWAAADKAARDAFGVAIDKLKAEAEAERRKLRQDTPAERMRKCGLLGCPKENDPFHCDRKSPGDAFCTSLGMAKVVEPYARTMWELGVAIAGLSQLKNCLDYDLDACMDLAQDAAINNKIRLLKGAYEGLRALNRIPCETCFPAGTKVLMADGSHRNIEDVEWGDLVRATDPVTGRTAARKVTRLIVTEHDKHFNTLTVGTRQGPAELTATYEHPFWSPSRGKWVEAADLEAGDTLLSDDGSRPEVRENAAFTQHARTYNLTVDDLHTYYVLAGETPVLVHNSDCPHIALGKSEADDNPFALVEFAEKHGADMFKHWSDDKQWYTHVREFLSEGNTTRISFNLDGIPDPAAYAARGKNVDPANDFEGFTAWEIYQISQSPHAWDRITWYRNGKVVPNPFGKE
- a CDS encoding 3-hydroxyacyl-CoA dehydrogenase, translating into MRIRIVGAGAMGRGIAQWAASAGHTVELGDVRPEAVKEALEFVASMLDRAVAKGRTTAADRDAAVARLVPLAEPWAAGPDVELVIEAVREDLGTKAEVFGKLERVLPASAVFATNTSSLSVTRIAATLQDPSRLAGLHFFNPVPLMRIVEVVPGAATRPEIPALLTGLVEGCGHRAVTVADTPGFLVNHAGRGLVTEALALLEESVADPAAVDRIARDVLGLRMGPFELMDLTGLDVTAAVIDSIWQGFRYEDRLRPSFLTPNRVVAGLHGRKTGRGWYAYGDGASGPAPESPVTGEADRPVFLASAGRPETAAYEEELAASLEAAGVRVERGDGPSAQAVVLVPVWGTPVSAAVAEGGLPRERTFGVEVLPAAGRRRVLAVTAAGDPAAARDARAVLARAAGGEEPYAVSVVRDTAGSVAQRLLSSVVAVGCSIAERSLAAPADIDLAVTTGLGYPAGPLAWGERIGAVRVLALQRALHASTGDPRHRPTRWVTERAALGLALTDPGTSPADCLG
- a CDS encoding acetyl-CoA C-acetyltransferase; the protein is MPLDVVICEPLRTPIGRFGGAFAQQTPAALAARVIAEIVTRTGIDPERVDEVILGHAYPTSEAPAIGRVAALDAGLPSSVTGSQVDRRCGSGLQAVLDAAMQIRAGFSDVVIAGGVDVMSAAPYYTHDGRWGIKGPGLHLHDALARGRVTAGGVNHPVPGGMIETAENLRRQYRISRADQDALALRSQQRAARSVAEGRYDAETVPVTVRTRKGETTVTADEHPRPDTTAEQLAALRPVMAKSDRDATVTAGNASGQNDAAAACLVTSAGTAERLGLTPLVRLVSFARAGVPAATMGIAPVAATRTALDRAGLTLADLDLIELNEAFAAQVLACTGELGLGEKDHEQRINVNGSGISLGHPVGATGARILATLTRELHRREARYGLETMCIGGGQGLAAVFERVAD
- a CDS encoding LysR family transcriptional regulator; amino-acid sequence: MELRHLNAFLAVAEELHFGRAAKRLQMAQPPLSQQIRQLERELGVQLFHRNTRSVRLTSAGESFLEPVRTVLDDLDTAVRAARSAGTGEYGRVTIGFAGASSHETLPRLTRAVRAAHPGLELVMTGQTYANTALSRVADGSLDLGFVRLPVTRPGIAHRVIDEEELVCALPSDHPLARSRAVPLAVLAGEPFVSFPANSGSTVRDAMTEACEGAGFTPRTVQEAPDSYTILALVAAGVGVTLTVTSVQHIQQNGLVYRPLAGPPIRLRAALAWRADNPSAALRAVLAVAEEALPTPVRRPD